A stretch of Henckelia pumila isolate YLH828 chromosome 4, ASM3356847v2, whole genome shotgun sequence DNA encodes these proteins:
- the LOC140867244 gene encoding uncharacterized protein gives MALNYSNMGPMIFSFRNEMGYTELEKRQLFLRSYQFSRKQSVSERIRRSFFRVKRVIWVRLRSIRKLKKMLWLKLKFSFTAGRRRLFRRLGNCNKNYSKYKFYLGGSRRSAWDSTCLC, from the coding sequence ATGGCGCTAAACTACTCCAACATGGGCCCGATGATATTCAGCTTCCGAAACGAGATGGGATACACGGAGCTGGAGAAGAGGCAGCTGTTCTTGCGAAGCTACCAGTTCTCCAGGAAACAAAGCGTCTCCGAGAGGATCAGGAGATCTTTCTTCAGAGTCAAGAGGGTCATTTGGGTTCGCCTCCGATCCATCAGGAAGCTCAAGAAGATGCTCTGGCTCAAGCTCAAGTTCTCCTTCACGGCCGGCCGGAGGAGGCTCTTCCGGCGGCTCGGTAATTGCAATAAGAATTACAGTAAGTACAAGTTTTATCTGGGTGGCTCGCGCAGGAGTGCTTGGGATTCTACTTGTTTGTGTTAG
- the LOC140865017 gene encoding MLO-like protein 13, protein MSGGGSGRSFEYTPTWVVAVVCFVIVSISFAAEQALHRLGKCFRQKNQDALFEALQKLKEELMLLGFISLLLTVFQTVISHLCIPRFLAEIMLPCKLETLHANRGRRLLAEEALSQSCPKGQVPFLSLEALHQLHIFIFILAVVYVIFCASTMALGGIKIREWRHWEQSIRNEASTHRRGHPHMRDFMKRAGNYWRKFHIVSWVVAFFKQFYGSVTKSDYLALRQGFIREHCPSHPDYDFHKYMLRTLEHDFKKIVGISWYLWLFVVIFLLVNIAGWHLYFWLSFLPLVLLLIVGAKLEHIIIELAKDAAETEGDPEGTRVRLSDELFWFHRPALVLYLIHFILFQNSFEIAFLFWIWSTYGVKSCIMEDLGFIIPRIVIGVVVQVLCSYSTLPLYALVTQMGTMFKQTVFAEFTHGLILDWAASSHRSAHKMIAESSNSPICVAQEPATAEAVIELSRPNGSGIP, encoded by the exons ATGTCGGGTGGCGGGTCAGGCCGCTCGTTTGAGTATACACCGACATGGGTTGTGGCTGTCGTCTGTTTCGTCATTGTTTCCATCTCATTTGCTGCCGAACAGGCTCTTCATCGACTTGGAAAG TGCTTTAGGCAAAAGAACCAGGATGCATTGTTTGAGGCTTTGCAAAAGCTAAAGGAAG AGTTGATGCTTTTGGGATTCATCTCCCTTCTTTTGACGGTGTTTCAAACGGTGATAAGCCATCTTTGCATCCCTCGTTTTCTGGCCGAGATCATGCTTCCATGTAAGTTGGAAACACTTCACGCCAACCGCGGAAGGAGGCTTCTGGCTGAAGAAGCTCTTTCACAAAGCTGTCCAAAG GGACAAGTGCCATTTTTGTCTTTAGAAGCGTTGCATCAGCTGCATATATTCATATTTATCTTGGCCGTCGTTTATGTAATCTTTTGCGCCTCCACCATGGCTCTCGGCGGAATCAAG ATACGCGAATGGAGGCATTGGGAGCAATCAATAAGAAATGAAGCGTCAACACATCGTAGAG GTCATCCTCACATGCGAGACTTTATGAAACGAGCAGGCAACTATTGGAGAAAATTTCACATTGTCAGCTGGGTG GTAGCATTCTTCAAACAATTTTACGGCTCCGTCACCAAATCAGATTACCTAGCACTAAGACAAGGATTTATTCGC GAACATTGTCCTAGCCACCCAGATTACGATTTTCACAAGTACATGCTGAGGACATTAGAACACGATTTCAAGAAAATCGTAGGGATAag CTGGTACTTATGGCTCTTTGTTGTGATCTTTTTGCTCGTGAACATTGCAG GATGGCACCTGTATTTTTGGCTATCATTTTTACCTTTAGTG CTGCTGCTTATCGTTGGGGCTAAATTGGAGCATATTATCATAGAATTAGCAAAGGATGCTGCAGAAACAGAGGGTGACCCTGAAGGGACAAGAGTGAGGCTCTCTGACGAACTGTTCTGGTTCCATCGACCGGCCCTAGTTCTTTATCTGATTCACTTCATTTTGTTCCAAAATTCATTCGAGATCGCATTCTTGTTCTGGATTTGG AGCACATATGGAGTCAAGTCATGCATCATGGAGGACCTGGGATTCATCATCCCTAGAATTGTCATTGG GGTGGTTGTTCAAGTTCTTTGCAGTTACAGCACTCTACCTTTGTATGCATTAGTCACACAG ATGGGTACAATGTTTAAGCAGACCGTTTTCGCCGAGTTTACTCATGGACTCATACTGGACTGGGCAGCATCATCGCATAGGAGTGCCCACAAAATGATTGCTGAGTCAAGCAACAGTCCGATTTGCGTTGCTCAAGAACCAGCAACAGCGGAAGCTGTGATCGAACTTTCTCGTCCAAACGGTTCTGGGATCCCATAA
- the LOC140860541 gene encoding uncharacterized protein: MNIPHSTQDLDIKLARSGSGQVRDNNGYTRFVIANEMRTPEANTFESQTQSRIESLMWWIKAVIWCSILILTLLVFFKWGMPFLIQKVLFPIFRWEATAFGRPVLALVLVASLALLPVFLVPSGPSMWLAGMFFGYGLGFVIIMVGTTIGMILPYLIGLLFRDRIHRWLNRWPKKAAMMRLVGEGSWFHQFKVVALFRISPFPYTIFNYAVVVTSMRVWPYFCGSIAGMIPEAFLYIYSGRLIRTVADVQYGHHHLTPVEVIYNVVSCMIAIIAAIGFTVYAKRTLKDLETAEPNSQCSAVGDSSFELNTITVEKHNLSFVASVP; encoded by the exons ATGAATATTCCGCATTCAACCCAAGATTTGGACATAAAACTTGCCAGGAGTGGCAGCGGCCAAGTGAGGGACAACAATGGGTACACGAGATTCGTTATAGCCAACGAAATGAGGACACCTGAAGCAAATACTTTTGAATCTCAAACACAATCAAGGATAGAATCTCTTATGTGGTGGATCAAGGCAGTAATATGGTGTTCAATCTTGATACTTACTCTCCTTGTATTCTTCAAATGGGGAATGCCCTTTCTTATACAGAAG GTTCTTTTTCCAATCTTTCGTTGGGAAGCCACTGCATTTGGTCGTCCGGTTCTTGCACTTGTACTCGTAGCTTCTTTAGCTCTGCTTCCTGTGTTTCTAGTTCCCTCTGGCCCTTCCATGTGGCTAGCTGGGATGTTTTTTGGATACGGCTTGGGATTTGTCATAATCATGGTCGGAACAACCATAGGAATGATCCTACCGTACTTGATCGGTTTATTATTTCGTGACAGAATTCAT CGATGGTTGAATAGATGGCCTAAAAAAGCTGCTATGATGAGATTGGTTGGAGAAGGAAGTTGGTTTCACCAATTCAAAGTTGTTGCTCTTTTTAGGATTTCACCGTTTCCATACACGATATTTAACTACGCGGTAGTGGTAACAAGCATGAGAGTCTGGCCTTATTTCTGCGGATCGATTGCTGGAATGATTCCGGAGGCCTTCCTTTACATCTACAG TGGCCGGCTTATAAGGACAGTAGCAGATGTCCAGTATGGCCACCATCACCTTACTCCAGTGGAGGTGATTTATAATGTTGTTTCTTGCATGATTGCGATAATCGCGGCCATTGGTTTCACCGTCTATGCTAAAAGAACATTGAAAGATCTTGAAACAGCGGAACCAAACAGCCAATGCTCTGCCGTTGGTGACAGCAGTTTTGAGCTTAATACTATTACAGTTGAAAAGCATAATCTTAGTTTTGTAGCGTCTGTACcgtaa